One genomic region from bacterium encodes:
- a CDS encoding FHA domain-containing protein → MGLAKLVLAEAFKPRKNILIDKNPFVIGRGADCDLTLDRSGISKRHARITFNGEEYLFEDLGSKNGAYVNGNRVQSANLQEGDLISLSGTDLIFNRIRQNDWTSTMETNIRKFRFALQSTKAMNSHQVLDPILNEIMDGVMRLSQAERGFLLIEAENGELQMARSVNINPEGLKQEGSNLSLSAVEKAIQTRTSVAISDAQQDTFFGDQTSVKILKLKTLVSVPIVVNGNVIGIIYADSNRREQEFTQLDVDVLESLAENAAIAIQNVRLNQQIWNLIQQASDVLSQLDQKAHLDDAMQKSVRSTLDKLSALKQKQGGDVA, encoded by the coding sequence ATGGGCCTCGCAAAATTGGTCCTTGCCGAAGCGTTCAAACCCCGCAAAAATATTCTGATCGATAAGAATCCATTCGTGATTGGCAGGGGCGCTGATTGCGATCTGACCCTCGACCGCTCCGGAATATCCAAACGCCACGCGCGCATTACGTTTAACGGCGAAGAGTATCTTTTTGAAGATCTGGGCAGTAAGAACGGCGCCTATGTTAATGGAAATCGCGTTCAAAGCGCGAATCTGCAAGAGGGGGATCTCATTTCTCTGAGCGGAACGGATCTTATCTTTAACAGGATCCGTCAGAATGATTGGACCTCGACCATGGAAACAAATATCAGAAAATTCCGCTTCGCGCTTCAATCCACGAAGGCCATGAATTCCCACCAGGTGCTCGATCCCATTTTGAATGAAATTATGGATGGCGTCATGCGTTTGAGTCAGGCGGAGCGTGGATTCCTATTGATCGAAGCGGAGAATGGCGAGTTGCAAATGGCCCGTTCTGTAAACATCAATCCGGAAGGTTTGAAGCAAGAAGGCTCCAACTTGAGCCTGAGTGCTGTGGAGAAAGCCATACAGACTCGAACATCCGTCGCCATTTCCGATGCGCAGCAGGATACTTTTTTTGGCGATCAAACCAGCGTGAAGATTCTCAAGCTCAAGACTCTTGTGAGTGTGCCGATTGTGGTGAACGGCAACGTCATCGGAATCATCTATGCGGACAGTAACCGGCGGGAGCAGGAATTCACGCAACTGGACGTCGATGTTCTCGAATCGCTTGCAGAAAACGCAGCCATCGCAATTCAGAACGTGCGTTTGAATCAACAGATCTGGAATTTGATTCAACAGGCAAGTGACGTGCTGTCGCAACTGGATCAAAAAGCGCACCTGGATGATGCAATGCAGAAATCGGTTCGCAGCACGCTGGATAAGCTCAGCGCGCTTAAACAAAAACAGGGTGGTGACGTCGCGTGA
- a CDS encoding response regulator transcription factor — MDRIKVLIVDDHRVVRDGLSKILESCNDIHVIGEAANGLEAIRKYSELKPDVILLDISMPKLGGLEVSRRIKKENPSAKIVILSMHEEEEYSMKLVRLGVSGYLLKDSAAQEVIEAVRTAFAGRAYFSPQISKTLAESYREVAPIEDDPYERLNDREREVLQLIAEGHTNKAIADILFISPKTVDNHRTNLMRKLNIHSAADLVRWATKRGLVG, encoded by the coding sequence ATGGATAGAATCAAGGTCTTGATCGTGGATGACCACCGCGTCGTGCGGGATGGCCTGAGCAAAATACTCGAATCGTGCAACGATATCCACGTAATTGGGGAGGCTGCTAATGGCCTGGAGGCGATCCGCAAGTATTCGGAATTGAAGCCGGATGTGATCTTGCTGGATATCAGCATGCCCAAGCTGGGCGGGCTGGAAGTCAGTCGCCGCATTAAAAAAGAAAATCCCTCAGCAAAAATCGTGATTCTATCGATGCATGAAGAAGAAGAGTATTCGATGAAGTTGGTGCGACTGGGAGTTTCCGGTTATTTATTAAAGGATTCGGCCGCGCAGGAAGTGATTGAAGCGGTTCGCACCGCATTTGCAGGACGAGCTTATTTCAGCCCGCAAATTTCAAAGACTCTTGCTGAGTCGTATCGGGAAGTTGCGCCAATCGAAGATGATCCTTATGAGCGATTGAATGACCGCGAACGAGAAGTGTTGCAGTTAATTGCGGAAGGTCACACCAACAAAGCAATCGCCGATATTTTATTCATCAGTCCAAAAACCGTTGATAATCACCGCACAAACTTGATGCGAAAGTTGAATATTCATTCCGCAGCTGATCTTGTGCGATGGGCCACAAAGCGTGGCCTGGTCGGCTAG
- a CDS encoding tetratricopeptide repeat protein yields the protein MPDSDRKDLTETYHNFASHLQPGSSLSDRYKIVKLLGIGGMGRVYLARDEDLKIDVALKLIRPELLGDEQALDRFKNELILARKVSHKNVARIHDLGEIEGLKFLTMSYVPGKTLREVIRETGPLPVERAVSILTQIAEGISAAHEEGVIHRDLKPANILLDENDRVFVTDFGIARSLDSADQTGTGVLLGTPAYLSPEQTWGEKADTRADIYALGLILYEMLTGQLPFDQTTAHAFRTRLPADLDSKVKKLQPQLPGYLIGILRKCLHPNRDLRYQSIPALLQDLTHEQAKLPFTLPKYAVGGFVVLLIFVIAFLLRDRWMPRASPTTTPSPVQQMEAKSILVLPFRNKTTGSELDWAESGMTDMLITDLSQNAQLRVISSERVYQTLGDLKMPGPEFSEEELIRLSEILNADLVLQGSLLKAGDVLRADLKITERKFPKNPTYLKVSGNRPEDLLQISVQLADQIQKKIQAGGKIDETLIDTHSLAALKAFQEGSDWMRRGEFEKAAQSFQNAIKQDPKYARAYLKLGEAYESAGNFDRAAGALDQGLKIVDPNASKIGKLLSAQQALMQGELEKAISLYQDFNRKYPNDSEVLYQLALACEDAGDLKQAVGSLEKLVRIDPNHPEAYFHLGKDTILMGEAEKAISQHLLKALSIHKRLNNKHGEADVLNAIGVGYERLGRYEDAVKHYQDSILIKQQIGNNKGTAISMSNIAKIYIFQGEHDKAKEHLKKAQAIFEELNDRKGIADSANQFGVISEDQGQYADALAFYKKALQIRKELGNDQLTAQSYDNIGHIYYLQGKYDDAQVFWEQALTLRRSIGEESGVILSLQNMGFLQMAQGQMDRAVKSFMEALNQSRAIQYENAIAVSLGNLGAIHQMQGRYQAALDSYQEAIRVLEKLKDKKGIAEYTKMAGSVYLELNAVPQALEKLNSALKMAEESQSSEIIVDTQVLLAQAYRFQKDTVQAESILKKAQETAAARQFEKFILKAQIEQGRLLLENNRNASTLLEDAVKRAVEQNDPWMELHAREALATAQLKEDDPDKAAKTSISALAIAEKLKATPFLYRFHSLAGQAYQSLKSEAKAKEHLQQANRFKSEMQKALSAELSAHM from the coding sequence ATGCCGGATAGCGACAGAAAAGATCTGACCGAAACGTACCACAATTTTGCGAGTCACCTGCAACCGGGATCCTCTCTCAGCGATCGTTACAAAATCGTAAAACTTCTTGGCATCGGAGGAATGGGGCGTGTTTATCTGGCAAGGGATGAGGATCTCAAAATTGATGTTGCATTAAAACTAATCCGTCCTGAGTTGCTGGGTGATGAACAAGCGCTGGACCGTTTCAAAAATGAATTGATTCTGGCGCGTAAAGTTTCGCACAAAAATGTCGCGCGTATTCATGATCTGGGAGAAATCGAAGGTCTGAAATTTCTTACGATGAGCTATGTCCCGGGCAAAACACTCCGTGAGGTCATTCGGGAGACGGGACCATTGCCGGTGGAACGCGCGGTTTCTATTCTCACACAAATTGCCGAAGGCATTTCTGCGGCTCATGAAGAAGGAGTGATCCATCGCGATTTAAAACCTGCAAACATCCTGCTGGATGAAAACGATCGCGTTTTTGTGACAGATTTTGGCATTGCTCGTTCCCTGGATTCTGCTGATCAAACGGGTACCGGTGTTTTGCTTGGCACGCCTGCTTACCTGTCACCGGAGCAAACCTGGGGAGAAAAAGCCGATACGCGCGCGGACATTTACGCGCTCGGTTTGATCCTCTACGAAATGCTCACCGGACAATTGCCTTTTGATCAAACAACAGCGCACGCCTTCCGGACAAGGCTTCCTGCGGACCTGGATTCGAAAGTGAAAAAACTGCAACCACAGCTCCCGGGTTATCTCATTGGAATTCTTCGAAAGTGTCTCCATCCAAACCGCGACCTTCGTTATCAGAGCATCCCGGCCCTTTTGCAGGACCTTACCCATGAACAGGCGAAGCTTCCTTTTACCCTTCCCAAATATGCTGTGGGAGGTTTCGTCGTTCTATTGATTTTTGTGATTGCTTTTTTGCTGAGAGACAGGTGGATGCCACGCGCATCGCCAACGACTACACCGTCTCCGGTTCAGCAGATGGAAGCGAAATCCATCCTTGTGCTCCCTTTTAGGAATAAAACCACCGGTTCCGAATTGGATTGGGCAGAATCCGGAATGACCGATATGTTGATTACGGATCTATCACAGAATGCTCAGCTACGCGTGATTAGTTCCGAGCGCGTTTATCAGACGTTAGGGGATTTGAAAATGCCAGGGCCGGAATTTTCTGAAGAGGAACTGATCCGTCTGTCAGAAATTTTGAATGCTGATCTGGTGCTGCAAGGATCTTTGCTCAAGGCAGGAGATGTTTTACGCGCAGATTTGAAAATCACAGAACGGAAGTTTCCGAAGAATCCCACATATTTAAAAGTTTCGGGGAACCGCCCCGAAGATTTATTGCAGATTTCGGTCCAGCTTGCAGATCAAATCCAGAAAAAGATTCAAGCGGGAGGTAAGATTGATGAGACCTTAATTGATACGCATTCCCTTGCGGCGCTGAAAGCATTTCAAGAAGGCTCCGATTGGATGCGGCGCGGCGAATTCGAGAAAGCGGCGCAATCTTTCCAAAACGCAATCAAACAGGATCCGAAATATGCGCGAGCGTATTTGAAATTGGGTGAGGCATACGAATCCGCCGGCAATTTTGATCGCGCAGCCGGGGCGCTCGATCAGGGGTTGAAAATTGTGGACCCGAATGCGTCAAAAATAGGCAAGCTGCTGAGCGCGCAGCAAGCTCTGATGCAAGGGGAATTGGAAAAGGCAATTTCGCTGTATCAAGATTTCAACCGCAAGTATCCGAATGATTCCGAAGTTCTGTATCAACTTGCTCTTGCCTGTGAGGACGCTGGAGACTTGAAACAGGCGGTCGGATCCCTGGAGAAACTCGTTCGTATCGATCCCAACCATCCCGAGGCCTACTTCCATCTTGGCAAGGACACGATCTTGATGGGAGAAGCGGAAAAAGCCATCAGCCAGCATCTTTTGAAAGCTCTCAGTATCCACAAACGTTTGAACAACAAACATGGGGAAGCGGATGTATTGAACGCCATCGGCGTCGGCTATGAAAGATTGGGGCGGTATGAAGATGCAGTCAAACATTATCAGGATTCGATTCTTATCAAACAACAGATTGGAAACAATAAGGGAACCGCAATCAGCATGTCCAATATCGCAAAGATCTACATCTTTCAAGGTGAACATGACAAAGCAAAGGAGCATTTGAAAAAAGCGCAAGCCATTTTCGAGGAACTGAATGACCGGAAGGGAATTGCGGACTCGGCGAATCAATTCGGAGTCATCAGTGAAGACCAGGGTCAATATGCGGACGCGCTCGCGTTCTACAAAAAAGCATTGCAGATCCGCAAGGAGCTTGGGAACGATCAACTAACAGCTCAGAGTTATGACAACATCGGGCATATCTATTACCTGCAGGGCAAATACGATGATGCTCAGGTATTCTGGGAACAGGCTCTCACCCTTCGAAGATCCATTGGGGAGGAGAGCGGCGTCATACTCTCCCTGCAAAACATGGGCTTTTTGCAAATGGCGCAGGGACAAATGGATCGTGCCGTCAAATCTTTCATGGAAGCGCTCAACCAGAGTCGCGCGATCCAATATGAAAACGCGATTGCGGTATCTCTCGGCAATCTGGGAGCGATTCACCAGATGCAGGGCAGATACCAGGCGGCGCTCGATTCCTATCAAGAGGCGATCAGAGTGCTTGAAAAGTTAAAGGACAAGAAAGGGATAGCAGAGTACACAAAGATGGCAGGATCTGTTTATCTTGAGCTGAACGCTGTTCCTCAAGCTCTGGAAAAACTGAATTCGGCGCTCAAGATGGCGGAAGAAAGTCAAAGTTCCGAAATCATTGTCGATACACAGGTTCTTCTGGCGCAGGCTTACCGTTTCCAAAAGGATACTGTGCAGGCAGAATCCATTTTGAAGAAGGCCCAGGAAACGGCTGCGGCTCGCCAATTCGAGAAGTTCATTTTAAAGGCGCAGATCGAACAGGGCAGGCTCCTTTTGGAGAATAACAGGAACGCGTCTACGTTATTAGAAGACGCAGTAAAACGTGCGGTCGAGCAAAACGATCCGTGGATGGAGTTGCACGCCCGTGAGGCTCTTGCAACAGCGCAGTTGAAAGAGGACGACCCGGACAAGGCTGCAAAAACAAGCATCAGCGCTTTGGCGATTGCAGAAAAGCTCAAAGCCACGCCATTCCTCTACCGTTTTCATTCACTGGCCGGGCAGGCATATCAGTCATTGAAATCTGAAGCGAAAGCAAAAGAGCATTTACAGCAGGCAAATCGCTTCAAATCGGAAATGCAAAAGGCATTGTCTGCCGAACTTTCTGCGCACATGTAA
- a CDS encoding class I SAM-dependent methyltransferase, protein MRDYDYEHDHDPLLKGMPEYDSVSEIYANTRWAHPWILKAISERIPPESAILDAGCGTGDYTKQMMKEHPDCKFFGVDISKGMIGYASVRCPEGHWALADLDRELPFRTATFHLSFSVNVMHHLANHRLLFEQLHRVLKRSGTALIFTDSDQDIRARSQSEYFPETLDFNLARYPKISYLKECAELAQFHWREPKRLEALLELNEKLIQVLEQKALSELRAISETAFEEGMERVRHDRDRGEHWRTQITMLWLTKE, encoded by the coding sequence GTGCGCGATTACGATTACGAGCACGATCACGATCCACTATTAAAAGGCATGCCGGAATACGACTCCGTTTCCGAGATTTACGCGAACACTCGCTGGGCTCATCCCTGGATCCTGAAAGCCATTTCCGAAAGAATTCCCCCGGAGTCGGCCATACTCGATGCCGGATGCGGAACCGGGGATTACACGAAACAGATGATGAAAGAGCATCCCGATTGCAAGTTTTTTGGCGTAGACATCTCCAAAGGAATGATCGGCTATGCTTCCGTTCGATGTCCGGAAGGACATTGGGCTTTAGCGGATTTAGACAGAGAACTCCCGTTTAGAACCGCCACATTTCATCTTTCTTTCTCCGTAAATGTAATGCATCATCTCGCCAATCACCGGCTCCTGTTTGAGCAACTCCACCGCGTATTAAAGCGGAGCGGCACAGCTTTGATCTTTACCGATTCTGATCAGGATATTCGTGCTCGAAGTCAATCCGAGTATTTTCCCGAGACGCTCGATTTTAATCTGGCCCGTTATCCGAAAATTTCTTACTTGAAAGAGTGCGCTGAACTCGCTCAATTCCATTGGAGGGAACCCAAACGACTGGAAGCTCTGCTTGAACTCAACGAAAAATTGATTCAGGTTCTCGAACAAAAGGCGCTCTCAGAATTGCGCGCCATTTCGGAAACAGCATTCGAAGAAGGTATGGAGCGTGTGAGACACGACCGGGACCGCGGAGAACACTGGCGAACGCAGATTACTATGTTATGGCTCACAAAGGAATGA
- a CDS encoding efflux RND transporter periplasmic adaptor subunit — protein MKRFPLILAFSALILSVSCSKEGDTKQRDETGEKKKVKVVKAMSANMPRSIEVSGTLAAEEEIILSVKVPGRVQTVHVDLGSPVKRGQALLRLEPADFQLRVQQAEAAYQQARVRLGLDPEGKEEGNGLNVEGTGVVRQAKAVLEEAKLTKERMEELSKDGLVAKSQVDDAKAQYQVAEARYQDAVEEVRARQALLIQRRAELDISRKQMSDSVLTSPAEGVVQEKRVTAGQFVASGDAVLTLVRIHPLRLKLAVPERDSSNVRAGQRVEIRVEGDANRVHSGLLARVSPAISADNRTLTVEAEIGNEQGVLRPGSFARAEIITESNQPVVLIPASSVITFAGLTKVISVENNETQEKRVKLGRNSKGSVEVVEGINAGETVVLDPSNLASGEKIVPIW, from the coding sequence ATGAAGAGATTCCCCCTGATTCTCGCCTTCTCCGCTCTTATCCTGTCCGTGTCTTGTAGTAAGGAAGGGGACACGAAGCAGCGTGACGAGACGGGTGAGAAAAAAAAGGTAAAAGTGGTAAAGGCGATGTCGGCAAATATGCCCAGGTCCATTGAAGTAAGCGGAACGCTGGCGGCCGAAGAGGAAATTATTCTGAGCGTGAAGGTTCCCGGGAGGGTTCAGACCGTTCATGTGGATCTCGGAAGCCCGGTAAAACGAGGTCAGGCCTTGCTCCGACTCGAACCCGCTGATTTTCAGCTGCGAGTTCAGCAAGCGGAAGCCGCTTATCAACAAGCACGTGTAAGACTCGGTTTGGACCCGGAAGGAAAAGAAGAAGGGAACGGTCTTAACGTGGAAGGGACGGGAGTCGTTCGGCAGGCAAAAGCCGTTTTGGAAGAGGCGAAACTGACCAAGGAGAGGATGGAAGAGCTTAGTAAAGATGGGTTAGTTGCCAAATCGCAAGTGGATGACGCGAAGGCTCAATATCAGGTTGCGGAAGCGCGATATCAGGATGCAGTAGAAGAGGTTCGCGCTCGCCAGGCGCTATTGATACAACGGCGGGCGGAACTCGACATTTCGCGCAAACAAATGTCTGATTCCGTACTAACTTCGCCTGCAGAGGGTGTGGTTCAAGAAAAGAGGGTCACTGCAGGACAGTTTGTAGCATCAGGCGACGCGGTGCTAACTTTAGTGCGGATTCATCCGTTGCGTTTGAAGCTTGCGGTGCCGGAGCGAGACTCGTCAAACGTACGCGCGGGCCAGCGAGTTGAGATTCGTGTGGAAGGAGATGCGAACCGGGTGCACAGCGGACTTCTTGCGCGGGTGAGTCCTGCTATCTCAGCGGATAATCGCACGTTAACGGTGGAAGCAGAAATCGGTAACGAGCAAGGTGTTCTTCGCCCAGGCTCATTTGCACGCGCTGAAATCATCACGGAGTCGAATCAACCGGTTGTACTGATCCCGGCCAGTTCTGTGATTACCTTTGCGGGACTCACGAAAGTGATCAGCGTAGAAAATAACGAAACACAGGAGAAGCGCGTCAAGTTGGGACGCAATTCGAAAGGTTCCGTAGAAGTTGTTGAAGGAATCAATGCTGGAGAGACAGTGGTTCTCGATCCGTCAAATCTCGCATCCGGAGAAAAAATTGTCCCAATCTGGTAA
- a CDS encoding sensor histidine kinase: MASTDPLSKFLRNLNKDPAKVRKSFLAATATIGRAENAFLILGDGSQPPIALKKRPEFSELQTLVSTFEKNSKEVFALGRLFVLRLKSENERLGVLVLLFQKKKEVTTLQRALEPLCRIYSFWESTQLLRNFLKMQQESLQALSAESAMVAQDYVRLRQQMVVNQNRLHSITKGILRTQEEERAKISRDLHDGIGQELTALKMNLDVLSSSVEKDLSPENRDRWMEARTLSEQTLQEVRELSRLLRPRMLDDLGLFPTLRWYVRNFTKRVKIPVELGLQGEEEKLNTETQTILFRIVQEALNNVAKHSRAKSAIVSLECNDEEAHLRIADDGVGFDAARSSAETGSGLAGMRDRVALYKGTFAVYSEPLKGTRLEVLIPL; the protein is encoded by the coding sequence ATGGCCTCCACCGATCCTCTGTCAAAATTCTTACGAAATCTCAATAAAGATCCTGCAAAAGTCCGAAAGAGCTTTCTTGCTGCTACAGCAACAATCGGCCGCGCTGAGAATGCATTCCTGATATTGGGAGACGGCTCCCAACCACCTATTGCCTTAAAAAAGCGCCCGGAGTTCTCGGAGCTACAAACGCTTGTTTCCACATTCGAAAAAAATTCAAAAGAAGTGTTTGCGCTGGGCCGGCTTTTTGTGCTGCGCCTGAAATCGGAAAACGAACGGTTGGGGGTACTTGTTCTGCTCTTTCAGAAGAAAAAGGAGGTAACCACGCTGCAGCGGGCTCTGGAACCGCTCTGCCGAATCTATTCCTTCTGGGAATCGACACAACTGCTTCGGAATTTTCTGAAAATGCAGCAGGAGTCTCTTCAGGCATTGTCAGCCGAAAGCGCAATGGTTGCTCAAGATTATGTGAGGCTCCGCCAGCAAATGGTGGTGAATCAGAATCGCCTGCATAGCATCACCAAGGGAATTTTGCGAACGCAGGAAGAGGAAAGGGCAAAGATCTCGCGAGATTTGCACGACGGAATCGGCCAGGAGCTTACCGCTCTAAAAATGAACCTGGACGTTCTTTCCAGCAGTGTTGAGAAAGATTTGTCGCCGGAAAACAGAGATCGCTGGATGGAAGCTCGCACACTTTCCGAGCAAACTCTTCAGGAGGTGCGGGAACTTTCAAGGCTGCTGCGTCCGCGAATGCTGGATGATCTCGGATTGTTTCCCACGTTGCGCTGGTACGTTCGCAACTTTACGAAACGGGTGAAGATTCCGGTCGAACTGGGTTTGCAAGGGGAGGAAGAAAAACTGAACACGGAAACGCAAACGATTTTGTTTCGAATCGTTCAGGAGGCTCTGAATAATGTTGCAAAGCATTCCAGGGCGAAGTCAGCGATTGTTTCTCTAGAGTGCAACGATGAGGAAGCTCACCTTCGAATTGCGGATGACGGGGTTGGCTTTGATGCTGCCCGGAGCTCTGCAGAAACGGGATCAGGTCTTGCGGGAATGCGGGACCGGGTCGCGCTCTATAAAGGGACTTTTGCCGTTTATTCCGAGCCCCTAAAAGGAACGCGGCTGGAAGTCCTCATTCCTTTGTGA